The Phlebotomus papatasi isolate M1 chromosome 3, Ppap_2.1, whole genome shotgun sequence genomic sequence GCATCATCTGCCACATTTTCATCCACTTCGTCATTTGCCACACCATCCGATGCGTCATCACTTACGGCTTCCGGAGGTGCTGCTGCCCCATCGTCCGGAAGTCCATCACCGCCACCTTCTCCTCCAGCTTCCGACCCAGCGTCATTTGTCGCATCCGCCCCATTTGTCGCAGCATCTGTCACCACGGAATCTGATAGTGGTCCTCCACTCCCTGGAGGACCACTATTCACCGTACCAGCAGGTACTCCACCTGGAGATGCGTATGTACTTGGTACCCCGCCAACTCCACCGGGTATCCCTCCAGGACCTCCTCCGACAGCCCCAGGAAAACCTCCATATGGATACCCTGGATAGTACATCTGCTGTTGCTGCCCAATTCGAAAAGAAAAGGGATTACACGGCTCATAAGCAATTGAGCACATCCCTATTTCCTGCCTGATGCAAGCTCGGTAGTTCTGATTCGCCAAATGACGACCATTCTCAGCATAGTTGAATGTTTGGATAAGACCCTCACTACCAGTAAAATACTGGAGGCAACCTGCTGGAGCTCTCTGGCTGAAAGGAATCTGAGCTACACGTATCTCCCAGAGTCGAGGCAAGAAAGCGGATTCAGTAAAGTTCATGAGTATCTCCACAGTCCTAGAGATTGGGGTGGATTCTGAACTTTGACGTCCTGTAGGTGGTCTGGCCAAGGAGGATTCCACATCATAATAAACTGCAATAGCCAAAGCAGTTGGATTAATctattaatattgaatagaagtTATTTGATTTTAGAACTtgatattttatcaaaattcccTTTTCAAATCCTTCCAAGATATCCATATAATCGCACAGAGAAagctattaaattctgaaatgtAATCTATCTTCACAAGAAAGCACACCCCCTTAGAACTAGCTCAATATAAAATAAGCATTATGTTGAATGTGATGGAAAATTGAGGACTCACTGTGTTGGCCACTGTTCTGACCACATATTTTGAAGTCACCCTGACTGGCTACACCACCGGTAACACTGAATAGATCCCCCTCACAGATACCCGTCCATCGATTAGGCTGTCCCAGTTGGAAGTGAATAAAGTCAAATCTCAGCTGACTGATGTCCTCGTCAATCATCTTTATCTTCAGTTTGCAACTTTTCACATCGCGCGATAAGACACCCGGGAAACTTGGTGAAACTATGTAAGTAATATTGTTGGATATCTCCTGATCACAAGTGGCGATAACTGCGTATTTAGAGAAGAATTTTTGGAACATTTTAGTTCAAAAACTTTTACACAGAAGGTTCTATTAAGGGGAATGGGAAAATGGACAAGATATCAAGAACAAGGTTCTGTGAGAAAGTTTTACGGGTACGATGGGAAAAGATGATACAGAGATTAAACTTCTTACATGCTCAATGTTTTCATGttactcattaaaaaaaaaatacaacaacgACACTGTAAGAAAAAGTATAAATTCACTGTAAAAAAAGGAATTTGaatgatgaggaatatttcgaGCTTTTcgtagcttttttttattttcaactgCTTAGATAATTATGAAGTGATTTATAGATTACTCAAAGCCGTGACGGTGTAATGTTATACAAGAGAATTTCATACAAAAGTTtcatagaaaaatttcatttatcaaGTAGTAATCGTTGGGTAAATATGCTCTATTGATTTCTATCATTTTTGAAGATTGAAAATCTGTtataaaggggtggcaaagcatcccatcTTTGCCGAATGCTCGATCTCGTAACTTAGACGCTGTaccacaaaagtactttcgcatcgtTTACCGATTACCGAGTTCACAACCGAATTATTTAAGAGAATGAATTACTAAAAATATCATCTAACATagtttaggagtaatataattgaattttggatgaAAATTGGTTATCCGAAACCgtttcagttttatcggaaattccaagacctttccaacgaacccaaacacgataccatttggttgagaaatacgctctctagaggtCTAGAGCCTTCTTTAAATTTTGACcttaaaaaccgttattaggaatgattgaatggtattttcgtataaggacgaaatgtcctcCTGGACAATTTCTGTCTAAAACatccaagaaaaaatttaaaattcgcaTGATGCGTTTTAGAGTgggtcccgatcaaaatcccgaaagccaaaatcccgaaagccaaaattccgaacgtcaaaattccgaaagtcaaaatcccgaaaaggccaaaatcccgaaagccaaaatctcgaattcttaaaagtgtcatagctactctcacgattacacccgcgcttgctggaggcaaagggaaattttctgtggcttgggaaattattctaaacattttccttcacTTAATTTgtcccttttaggattttgaatattcgggattttggctttcgggatttcgtctttcgggattttggcctttttgggattttggcgtttgggattctggctttcgggattttcgctttcgggattttggctgccaccgattagAGTAATTCCAAAAAGAAGGTTTGGCGGGAAAGGTGAGGAGTGGGGGGAAATAAGGGGCATATAAATAatcccagggtcgacttattgAAAGGTCccatatctctaaccatttggaaTCTAAGCGTAATAACGACCGGACCTACACAGACGCAGAGACAGACAAACTGGCAtaacgtaaaaaaaattttaaactttagatttctaaaattttaccaaatatgACTCCTTAAGGCGTAAGGAATCGAAAAATgtttataactcaaaatcgaggaattat encodes the following:
- the LOC129805335 gene encoding uncharacterized protein LOC129805335; translated protein: MTKMWRITGLILCLVMPSKGVPPKLVDIDIWGDSTSNSVHNEAVEKISSISSNVTKSGSRTSKVLGFFAAPVNDECLSGDGRRSGICLNVYECRLQGGTSNGECALGFGVCCVFIATCDQEISNNITYIVSPSFPGVLSRDVKSCKLKIKMIDEDISQLRFDFIHFQLGQPNRWTGICEGDLFSVTGGVASQGDFKICGQNSGQHIYYDVESSLARPPTGRQSSESTPISRTVEILMNFTESAFLPRLWEIRVAQIPFSQRAPAGCLQYFTGSEGLIQTFNYAENGRHLANQNYRACIRQEIGMCSIAYEPCNPFSFRIGQQQQMYYPGYPYGGFPGAVGGGPGGIPGGVGGVPSTYASPGGVPAGTVNSGPPGSGGPLSDSVVTDAATNGADATNDAGSEAGGEGGGDGLPDDGAAAPPEAVSDDASDGVANDEVDENVADDATDDAEGSGGGGFFSSLSSLFSFRTWRFPRGRSGRQYFPFCSDRMTLPCIVEDFIGANDVSMCRPVHCGSSLCPPGQTPCRLETSVTPFGIGFHFGDGINKGSPEENIGACLRWTQMPCL